The Bacteroidota bacterium genome includes a region encoding these proteins:
- the ppk1 gene encoding polyphosphate kinase 1: MSKSKIKGLKLKYINRDLSWLSFNERVLQEAEDNRVSLNERIRFLGIFSNNQDELFRVRVAVLRRMVKMEKSSLKLFDSNPAKILNQIQKKVLVLKNRFDNAYLKILEELKKHKIFILNEREVNSQQGEIIRHYFNEKVHQRLFPIMLDNVKKVPLLNDKTIYLAVRMIKKDKPNATRYSLIEVPDGEPSRFFVLPDDGEKQFIILLDDIIRYNLDSIYYIFNYDKIEAYTIKITRDAELDFHPDLSQSVLEIIQKSVKRRTKGETTRFIYDAEMPEDMLQFFAKKMKLQRNDAIIPGARYHNFKDFINFPDLNRVDLRYEKLPPVHHPLLNTNSSITSVLRQRDILLHFPYQSFHHIIDLLREVAINPNVTSISMTLYRVAKNSSVVMSLINAARNGKQVTVIMELQARFDEENNIFWANKLQEEGVTVLFGVNNLKVHAKLCLITHLHEGKNVHYSIIGTGNFNENTARVYTDFFLLTSKPEITKEVKKIFEFFNNRFEMSKYKNLMLAPINMRLKLKQLISREIKNAKEGKPASLFFKINNLVDKEIIKKLYEASVAGVEIRLIVRGICSLVPGVPGLSENIEAISILDRFLEHPRVFCFQNNGKEEIYIGSADLMERNIDFRIEVLSNILDKDVRKQLKEILEIQWRDNVKARTLTHGHLNEYILPEKGEESVQSQNAIYSYFKSLYENRAIK; the protein is encoded by the coding sequence ATGTCGAAAAGTAAAATAAAAGGGTTGAAACTGAAGTATATTAACCGGGATCTGAGCTGGTTATCGTTTAATGAGCGCGTTTTACAAGAGGCTGAGGACAATCGTGTGTCACTTAATGAGCGAATCCGGTTTTTGGGAATATTTTCCAATAACCAGGACGAATTGTTCAGGGTGCGTGTTGCAGTTCTCCGCCGAATGGTGAAAATGGAAAAATCGTCGTTAAAACTTTTTGATAGCAATCCTGCCAAGATCCTCAATCAAATTCAGAAAAAAGTGCTCGTGTTAAAGAACAGGTTTGACAACGCCTATCTTAAAATTCTTGAGGAACTAAAAAAGCATAAAATATTCATTTTAAATGAACGCGAGGTAAATAGTCAGCAAGGGGAAATTATACGCCATTACTTTAATGAAAAGGTTCATCAAAGGCTGTTTCCAATAATGTTGGATAATGTAAAAAAGGTTCCTTTACTCAATGATAAAACCATTTATCTTGCTGTAAGGATGATCAAAAAAGATAAACCCAATGCAACCAGATATTCATTAATTGAAGTTCCTGATGGAGAGCCATCCCGTTTTTTTGTTTTGCCTGATGATGGGGAAAAACAATTCATTATTTTGTTGGATGATATTATAAGATATAATCTCGATTCCATTTATTATATTTTTAATTACGATAAGATTGAAGCGTATACTATCAAAATAACCCGTGATGCGGAATTGGATTTTCATCCCGACCTATCACAAAGTGTTTTAGAGATCATACAAAAAAGTGTAAAACGAAGAACAAAAGGAGAAACAACACGATTTATTTATGATGCAGAAATGCCCGAGGATATGTTGCAGTTCTTTGCTAAAAAAATGAAGTTACAGCGCAACGATGCAATTATTCCCGGTGCACGTTATCACAACTTTAAAGATTTTATAAATTTTCCCGATCTGAACAGAGTGGATCTTCGTTATGAAAAATTGCCTCCTGTACATCATCCTTTATTAAATACAAATTCCAGTATAACCAGTGTATTGCGTCAGCGGGATATTTTGTTGCATTTTCCATATCAGAGTTTTCATCATATAATTGACCTGCTTCGCGAAGTGGCAATTAATCCGAATGTAACCAGTATTAGTATGACACTGTACCGTGTTGCAAAAAACTCAAGTGTTGTTATGAGTTTGATCAATGCTGCAAGAAATGGAAAACAAGTTACCGTTATCATGGAACTGCAGGCACGATTTGATGAAGAGAATAATATATTCTGGGCAAATAAATTGCAAGAGGAGGGAGTAACAGTTTTATTTGGAGTGAATAACCTTAAGGTGCATGCAAAATTGTGTCTAATTACACATTTACACGAAGGAAAAAATGTGCACTATTCCATTATTGGAACAGGTAATTTTAATGAAAATACAGCGCGAGTATATACAGATTTTTTCTTGCTGACCTCAAAACCGGAGATCACCAAAGAGGTGAAAAAGATATTTGAATTTTTTAATAATCGTTTTGAGATGAGTAAATATAAAAATCTTATGTTGGCTCCTATCAATATGCGATTAAAATTAAAACAGCTAATTAGCAGAGAAATAAAAAATGCAAAAGAGGGAAAACCGGCGAGTTTATTTTTTAAGATAAATAATTTAGTTGACAAGGAGATAATTAAAAAATTGTATGAGGCAAGTGTTGCCGGTGTGGAGATTAGATTAATTGTAAGAGGCATATGTTCTTTGGTGCCCGGTGTTCCGGGATTAAGTGAAAACATTGAGGCAATAAGTATTCTGGATCGTTTTCTGGAACACCCTCGGGTATTTTGTTTTCAAAATAACGGCAAAGAAGAAATTTATATCGGATCAGCCGATCTTATGGAACGAAATATAGATTTTCGTATTGAAGTGTTAAGTAATATATTGGATAAGGATGTGCGCAAACAACTTAAAGAAATTTTAGAAATACAGTGGAGAGATAATGTTAAAGCACGCACCCTTACACACGGTCATTTAAATGAATATATTCTGCCGGAAAAAGGGGAAGAATCTGTTCAAAGTCAGAATGCAATTTATTCCTATTTTAAAAGTTTATACGAAAACAGGGCTATAAAATAA
- a CDS encoding exopolyphosphatase, translated as MKFAAIDIGSNAIRLLIENVYETQKGPVFHKDSMIRIPVRLGEDAFLDGVISEEKVEMVVKTMIAMKHIIDVHKVIDYKVVATSAMREAKNSAEIIERVKSATGMQIQVITGDSEGKTIMELPLEQAGMEPNEYYLYIDVGGGSTELALLGQGKLIANRSFNIGTLRILNDQVTENDWREIPEWIKKHKNFNFELSAIGVGGNINHIMKHYGKSGKIYLSISILKRVMMYMDELSMGERVRDLGLKPDRADVIVPALKIYINVMKWAGIEKIFVPKQGLSDGLITELYHDWKNKISVATPE; from the coding sequence ATGAAATTTGCAGCAATTGATATAGGAAGTAATGCGATACGATTATTGATCGAGAATGTTTATGAAACACAAAAGGGACCTGTTTTTCATAAGGACTCCATGATAAGAATTCCGGTTCGTTTAGGAGAGGATGCATTTTTAGATGGTGTAATTTCTGAAGAAAAAGTTGAAATGGTGGTCAAAACAATGATCGCAATGAAACATATTATTGATGTTCATAAAGTAATTGATTATAAAGTTGTGGCCACCTCTGCAATGCGTGAAGCTAAAAACAGTGCAGAAATTATTGAACGTGTAAAAAGTGCCACAGGAATGCAAATTCAGGTTATAACGGGCGATTCAGAAGGAAAAACGATCATGGAATTGCCCTTGGAACAAGCAGGAATGGAACCGAATGAATATTATTTATATATTGATGTAGGTGGCGGAAGTACAGAACTTGCATTGTTGGGTCAGGGTAAATTAATTGCAAACAGATCATTTAATATTGGAACATTGAGAATATTAAATGATCAGGTTACGGAAAATGATTGGAGGGAAATTCCCGAATGGATAAAAAAACACAAGAACTTTAATTTTGAATTAAGTGCTATTGGAGTGGGAGGAAATATTAACCATATTATGAAACACTACGGAAAATCCGGTAAAATATATTTGAGTATTTCCATTCTTAAACGCGTAATGATGTATATGGATGAATTGAGTATGGGAGAACGTGTTCGCGACCTCGGATTAAAACCCGATCGCGCCGACGTGATCGTTCCGGCACTAAAAATTTATATCAATGTGATGAAATGGGCGGGAATTGAAAAGATCTTTGTCCCTAAACAAGGATTAAGTGATGGATTGATCACCGAATTATATCACGACTGGAAAAATAAGATCTCAGTAGCAACTCCTGAATAA
- a CDS encoding DUF1801 domain-containing protein, which yields MQYLDNYYLSKEENLRHCLLALRDIILSMDDAITPAWKYGMPFFLYKGKMFCYLWVKKDSDIPYIGIVEGKRIEHPDLILEERARMKIMLFDIHKDLPVKKIKFILEQILDLYRSGEIKIK from the coding sequence ATGCAATATCTAGACAATTATTATCTATCTAAAGAAGAAAACTTGCGCCATTGTTTATTGGCCTTGCGTGATATTATTTTAAGTATGGATGATGCCATTACACCAGCCTGGAAATATGGAATGCCATTTTTTTTATACAAAGGAAAAATGTTTTGTTACCTATGGGTGAAAAAGGATTCAGATATACCATATATTGGTATTGTAGAAGGAAAAAGAATAGAGCATCCAGATCTTATTTTAGAAGAAAGAGCTCGTATGAAAATTATGCTTTTCGATATACATAAGGATCTGCCGGTAAAAAAAATCAAATTTATACTGGAGCAAATACTAGACCTTTACAGATCAGGAGAGATCAAAATTAAATAA
- a CDS encoding SRPBCC family protein produces MKTLRSEILLPITLQEAWDFFSSPNNLNKITPEEMIFKITSTVPEKMYEGLLITYKITPILNIPLDWVTEITHINEPHYFVDEQRKGPYRIWHHEHHFKPATTGTLMTDILHYDVGKSVFGWIAEKLYVDAQVKKIFKFRENKLKEIFAV; encoded by the coding sequence ATGAAAACCTTACGCAGCGAAATTTTATTACCTATCACGCTCCAGGAAGCATGGGATTTTTTTTCTTCCCCTAATAATTTAAATAAGATAACACCGGAGGAGATGATTTTTAAGATCACTTCAACAGTGCCGGAAAAAATGTATGAGGGATTGCTCATAACATACAAAATAACGCCCATCCTGAATATTCCGCTTGATTGGGTGACTGAGATAACGCATATTAATGAACCACATTATTTTGTAGATGAGCAGCGCAAAGGCCCTTATAGAATCTGGCACCATGAACATCATTTCAAGCCAGCAACAACAGGCACTTTAATGACCGATATTTTGCATTACGATGTGGGAAAAAGTGTTTTTGGATGGATTGCAGAAAAATTATATGTTGATGCTCAGGTAAAAAAAATATTTAAATTCAGAGAAAACAAATTAAAGGAGATTTTTGCTGTGTAG
- a CDS encoding GNAT family N-acetyltransferase, which produces MENYIVEEFTTEDLSRIPSINPPDWKDISPHFIYYLISDFCFPVKLVFNGKLVGTGSAIIHNDAAWLAHIIVHPDHRNKGLGNMITKELLDIVATKNCLSVHLLATDLGFPVYKKQGFIEDTDYIIYKQPDADFELDISEKIIGIKEKHKEVIRELDKQMSGEDRFFRLQEHFGSAKVYYDEDRLQGFYLPTFGEGLIIADNSVAGIALMQTRLLDNEIATLPVDNLEAIKFLIDLQFTPQRILKRMVLGEKRKWEPQNLYNRVGGYVG; this is translated from the coding sequence TTGGAAAATTATATCGTTGAAGAATTCACAACGGAAGACCTTTCCCGGATTCCATCCATTAATCCTCCGGATTGGAAAGATATATCTCCTCATTTTATATATTATTTAATTTCCGACTTTTGTTTCCCCGTTAAACTCGTTTTTAATGGTAAACTTGTGGGAACCGGATCAGCTATTATTCATAACGATGCTGCATGGCTTGCACATATAATAGTTCATCCTGATCATAGAAACAAAGGACTTGGAAATATGATCACCAAGGAACTATTAGATATAGTTGCCACCAAAAATTGTTTAAGTGTGCACCTACTCGCTACCGATCTGGGATTTCCGGTGTATAAAAAACAAGGATTTATCGAGGATACTGATTACATTATTTATAAACAACCCGATGCTGATTTCGAATTAGATATTTCAGAAAAAATAATCGGAATAAAAGAAAAACACAAAGAAGTTATTCGTGAACTTGATAAACAGATGAGCGGAGAGGACAGATTTTTCAGACTTCAGGAACATTTTGGCTCGGCAAAAGTATATTACGACGAAGATAGACTGCAGGGATTTTATCTTCCAACATTTGGTGAGGGCCTCATTATTGCAGATAATTCCGTTGCCGGTATAGCCTTAATGCAAACAAGGCTTTTAGATAATGAAATTGCAACATTGCCGGTTGATAATCTTGAAGCGATCAAATTTCTAATAGATTTACAATTTACCCCTCAGCGAATTCTAAAACGAATGGTTTTAGGAGAAAAAAGGAAATGGGAACCACAAAATCTTTATAACAGAGTTGGTGGTTATGTTGGATGA
- a CDS encoding DUF1801 domain-containing protein produces MSPKKTVVSKMESPDSLMQASEHPLKQEIEELRIIIKNASSKIAERIKWNAPSYYYIKDMAAFNLHQEKFIQIIFIFYNGAMINDSGDLLEGKWKDRREARFYSMDDIKNKKTKLEKVVLEWIDLIENN; encoded by the coding sequence ATGTCACCCAAAAAAACAGTAGTTTCAAAAATGGAATCCCCTGATAGTTTAATGCAGGCGAGTGAGCATCCATTGAAACAAGAAATAGAGGAATTGCGTATTATCATAAAAAATGCTAGCAGCAAAATTGCTGAACGCATAAAATGGAATGCTCCGAGTTATTATTATATTAAGGATATGGCGGCCTTCAACCTTCATCAGGAAAAATTTATCCAGATCATTTTTATTTTTTATAATGGAGCAATGATAAACGATAGCGGAGATCTGTTGGAAGGCAAATGGAAGGACAGACGCGAAGCAAGATTTTATTCCATGGATGATATTAAAAATAAAAAAACGAAATTGGAAAAAGTAGTCCTCGAATGGATCGATCTAATAGAAAATAATTAA
- a CDS encoding SRPBCC family protein, with translation MNIAIIILIAIVAIIAIPLIIALFVKKDYTVEKEILINKDKNAVFDYIKHIKNQDQYSVWVMMDPNSKRTYTGTDGTAGFVYQWESENKKVGHGIQTITKVNEGEKIEFLLHFLKPFEGKAHGYMSAETIADGQTKVKWGFKSSMKYPSNFMLLIMDLPKMLGNDMMVSLVNLKKVLES, from the coding sequence ATGAATATAGCAATCATCATTTTAATTGCCATAGTAGCAATAATTGCAATCCCTTTAATTATCGCATTATTTGTCAAAAAAGATTACACGGTTGAAAAAGAGATCCTGATCAATAAAGACAAAAATGCTGTTTTTGATTATATCAAACATATTAAAAATCAGGATCAATACAGTGTTTGGGTGATGATGGACCCAAATTCTAAAAGAACCTATACCGGCACAGATGGTACTGCCGGATTTGTATACCAATGGGAAAGTGAAAATAAAAAAGTGGGTCACGGAATACAGACTATCACAAAAGTAAATGAAGGAGAAAAAATCGAATTTTTATTACATTTTCTCAAACCCTTTGAAGGCAAAGCACATGGTTATATGTCCGCCGAAACAATTGCCGATGGACAAACAAAGGTAAAATGGGGATTTAAAAGTTCCATGAAATATCCATCTAATTTCATGTTGTTAATAATGGACCTTCCAAAAATGTTGGGTAACGATATGATGGTAAGTCTTGTAAATTTAAAAAAGGTTTTAGAATCATAA
- a CDS encoding TonB family protein has translation MKKTLIVLLVFSYTCMPAQYIITYYFNADFALTTVSDYQYKATVECAKKYPEGAVKIRVELKNGKLIHKYQYSDLEKGLKMDTTLIFNEDGTLYSITPYNKKGEMESEMIFYKNGKLSLETYFKNNVKNGVSRYYYEDGKLHNLDHYENGILTDTSYNYNESGIINEKKLYSNGFLSKTYTFSNTGNLKFEYSFNADGDTISTVKHSTDSDIDSIMEQVKLQEEFPEYKGGVSALYKYLSTKIKYPRDARDNSIQGKTIVKFSVDETGKIHNIKTINPIYPLIDFEAMRVINEMPAWTPGKQNGKNVEVWFTLPVSFKLD, from the coding sequence ATGAAAAAAACATTAATTGTCTTATTGGTTTTTTCATACACCTGCATGCCTGCCCAATATATTATTACCTATTATTTTAATGCAGATTTTGCATTGACCACCGTTAGTGATTATCAATACAAGGCAACTGTTGAATGTGCCAAAAAATATCCTGAGGGTGCCGTTAAAATTCGTGTGGAATTAAAAAACGGCAAATTGATTCATAAATATCAATACAGCGATCTGGAAAAGGGGCTGAAAATGGATACCACCTTGATCTTTAATGAAGACGGCACTTTATATTCCATAACTCCTTATAATAAAAAGGGGGAAATGGAATCAGAAATGATCTTTTATAAAAACGGCAAATTATCGCTGGAAACCTATTTTAAAAACAATGTAAAAAACGGTGTTTCCCGATATTATTATGAGGATGGTAAATTACACAACCTTGATCATTACGAAAATGGAATATTAACTGATACCTCCTACAATTACAATGAAAGTGGTATAATTAATGAAAAAAAACTATACAGTAATGGATTCTTAAGTAAAACCTATACTTTCAGCAATACCGGAAATTTAAAATTCGAATACAGTTTCAATGCAGACGGAGATACAATTTCTACTGTTAAACATTCTACAGATTCCGATATTGACAGCATTATGGAACAAGTTAAATTGCAAGAGGAATTTCCCGAGTATAAAGGTGGTGTCTCCGCACTTTATAAATATCTTTCTACAAAAATTAAATATCCTCGTGATGCCAGAGATAATAGTATACAGGGTAAGACCATTGTTAAATTTTCAGTAGATGAAACCGGGAAAATTCATAATATCAAAACAATAAATCCAATTTACCCACTTATCGATTTCGAAGCCATGCGGGTAATTAATGAAATGCCTGCCTGGACACCAGGAAAACAAAATGGCAAAAATGTGGAAGTTTGGTTTACACTTCCTGTAAGCTTTAAATTAGATTGA
- the smc gene encoding chromosome segregation protein SMC yields the protein MKLSTLEIKGFKSFADKTVLHFNENITGVVGPNGCGKSNVVDAIRWVLGEQKPTALRTERMENLIFNGTKNRKSSGMAEVSLTFENTRNLLATEFSTVTVSRHYFKTGESEYRINGVTCRLKDIHSLFLDTGISTDSYSIIELGMLDDILHDKDNSRRRLFEQAAGISKYKARKKETLNKLSATQLDLDRVEDLLFEIENNLKELEKQAKRAQRHQKLKADYKLNSIDLAVLTLQSHKDIYKQLSNQQTFESDTKLQIESEINALEASIADKKTALIDKEQALSKLQKDLNLVTNEIHTKENEGNISKERIKFLDEKQISLIKSITDAENYIQSTEGDIANLEQRLAEEVEKLNAIKQSLQKYLEDLEKVKNEHDVAREKLEGTQNIFKAAERELYDIDKKIAINKVRLENYHRELGNIESDKGTHGSKLEPLREELISHEENKIAAQLVVDNLVKDENTLKQDITSIQKDIEKTRNELINVRRSYDAKKNEYNLTKNMFESFEGFPESIKFLKKNVASMKDAPLLSDVVSCKDEYKTALESFLDPWLNYYIVPNMAHALGAINELATKEKGRANFFLLSEFKNGSSAKNIPGVISALDVVNVNDKYTALANHLLGNVYILNGDEDFETLSAKLSSEYPDINLLHKSGKFAKSGKTITGGSVGLFKGKRIGREKTLETLEAEIKKFQEEDTAISAILKEKQTRLSELQQSSHDKDIQQGREELNKVVQQLMTAKARIESIEQLLHQMEEKRVTFNRQIQETDDESIKLNEAHEKQLALKEERQKDLLEMEIAYREVAEKLNVHSNQYNQENIKYHQQLNKFQSVEQDLNYKKARRDEAILTVTSSKKQLDEVIEEITDTHKKIEDIQTALLKMYDEKVVMEQLLSREEATYYGSRGEVAETEDKIKALQKKKDGSENTLGSIKDRLNDLKVQLAATKERLWVEFQVELDSILDNEPPVDVTLEELQEKVDAAKKRLENYGDVNPMAIQAYEEMKTRYDFIKAQRDDLLSAKASLLTTIQEIDETARKKFDDAFIQIRDNFKMVFRSLFNEEDDCDLILKDDYDPLEAQIEIIAKPKGKKPQVIDQLSGGEKTLTGMSLLFALYLLKPAPFCILDEVDAPLDDNNIMKFNNTIRKFADKSQFIIVTHNKRTMAEVDIIYGVTMPEMGISKVVPVDFRGLN from the coding sequence ATGAAACTAAGTACACTGGAAATTAAGGGATTCAAGAGTTTTGCAGATAAGACTGTGCTCCATTTTAATGAGAACATCACCGGCGTTGTTGGCCCTAACGGCTGCGGTAAGTCAAACGTTGTGGATGCCATCCGCTGGGTGTTGGGGGAACAAAAGCCTACTGCACTAAGAACAGAGAGAATGGAAAACCTCATTTTTAACGGGACCAAGAACCGTAAATCGTCGGGGATGGCAGAGGTGAGCCTCACTTTTGAAAATACCCGAAACCTGCTCGCAACGGAGTTTTCTACGGTTACCGTTTCCAGACATTACTTTAAAACCGGCGAAAGTGAATACCGTATTAATGGTGTTACCTGCCGATTAAAGGATATTCATAGTCTCTTTTTAGATACCGGTATCAGCACGGATTCTTATTCCATTATAGAATTGGGTATGTTGGATGATATTCTTCACGATAAGGATAATTCCAGAAGAAGATTATTTGAACAGGCCGCAGGGATCTCAAAATATAAAGCGCGCAAAAAAGAAACACTCAATAAATTAAGTGCAACCCAACTCGATCTCGATCGTGTGGAAGATCTTTTATTTGAAATAGAAAACAATTTAAAAGAACTTGAAAAACAAGCAAAACGCGCACAACGCCATCAAAAATTAAAGGCTGATTATAAATTAAACAGCATCGATCTCGCTGTATTAACCTTACAATCGCATAAAGATATTTATAAGCAGTTAAGCAATCAGCAAACATTCGAAAGTGATACTAAACTGCAAATTGAATCAGAGATAAATGCTTTGGAGGCGAGTATTGCAGATAAAAAAACTGCACTCATCGATAAAGAACAAGCACTGAGTAAATTGCAGAAAGATCTCAATTTAGTTACCAACGAGATCCATACAAAAGAAAATGAAGGCAATATCAGCAAAGAACGCATCAAATTTTTGGATGAAAAACAAATAAGTCTGATAAAATCCATTACCGATGCAGAAAATTATATTCAATCTACAGAAGGTGATATTGCAAATCTGGAACAACGCCTGGCTGAGGAAGTTGAAAAACTGAATGCAATTAAACAATCGCTTCAAAAATATCTTGAAGATCTGGAGAAAGTAAAGAATGAACATGATGTTGCAAGAGAAAAATTAGAAGGCACACAAAATATTTTTAAAGCAGCGGAACGCGAATTATACGATATAGATAAAAAGATCGCCATCAACAAAGTGCGATTGGAAAATTACCATCGCGAATTAGGTAATATCGAATCGGATAAAGGCACTCATGGCAGTAAACTGGAACCACTGCGTGAAGAATTGATATCTCACGAAGAGAATAAAATTGCTGCTCAGTTGGTTGTAGATAATCTTGTAAAAGATGAAAATACCCTTAAACAGGATATAACATCCATCCAAAAAGACATAGAAAAAACGCGCAACGAATTAATTAATGTTCGCCGTAGTTACGATGCCAAGAAAAATGAATACAACCTCACAAAAAATATGTTCGAAAGTTTTGAAGGATTTCCTGAATCCATCAAATTTTTGAAGAAGAATGTGGCGAGTATGAAAGATGCTCCACTCCTATCGGATGTGGTGAGTTGTAAGGATGAATATAAAACTGCGCTGGAGAGTTTTCTCGACCCTTGGCTGAATTATTATATTGTTCCGAATATGGCACATGCACTTGGAGCCATTAACGAATTAGCGACAAAAGAAAAAGGACGTGCGAATTTTTTCCTTCTTTCGGAGTTTAAAAATGGTTCTTCCGCAAAAAATATTCCCGGAGTAATTTCTGCACTTGATGTGGTAAATGTAAATGATAAATATACTGCTCTTGCAAATCATTTATTGGGTAATGTATATATATTAAATGGGGATGAGGATTTTGAAACGCTTTCCGCCAAATTATCTTCAGAATATCCGGATATCAATTTATTACATAAATCGGGAAAATTTGCAAAGTCAGGTAAAACAATTACCGGTGGATCTGTAGGCTTGTTCAAAGGAAAAAGAATTGGCCGTGAAAAAACGCTGGAAACATTAGAAGCAGAGATCAAAAAATTCCAGGAAGAAGATACTGCCATCAGTGCAATTTTAAAAGAAAAACAAACCCGCTTATCGGAACTTCAACAATCATCACACGATAAAGATATTCAGCAAGGTCGTGAGGAATTAAATAAGGTTGTTCAGCAATTAATGACTGCTAAAGCGCGTATTGAATCCATTGAGCAGTTGCTGCATCAAATGGAAGAAAAACGCGTAACATTTAATCGCCAGATTCAGGAGACAGATGATGAAAGTATAAAATTAAATGAGGCGCATGAAAAACAACTCGCATTAAAGGAGGAACGTCAGAAAGACCTGCTTGAAATGGAGATAGCCTACAGAGAGGTTGCCGAAAAATTAAATGTGCATTCCAATCAGTACAATCAGGAAAATATTAAATACCATCAGCAACTCAATAAATTCCAAAGTGTTGAACAGGATCTCAATTATAAAAAAGCGCGTAGAGATGAGGCAATATTAACTGTTACAAGCAGCAAAAAACAATTGGATGAAGTAATTGAGGAAATTACAGATACACATAAAAAGATAGAAGATATTCAGACTGCATTATTAAAAATGTACGATGAAAAAGTGGTGATGGAACAATTGCTCAGTCGCGAAGAAGCTACTTATTACGGAAGTCGCGGTGAGGTTGCTGAAACAGAAGATAAAATAAAAGCGCTTCAGAAGAAAAAAGACGGAAGTGAAAATACCTTAGGAAGTATTAAAGACCGCTTGAATGATCTAAAAGTGCAATTAGCGGCAACAAAAGAAAGGTTGTGGGTTGAGTTTCAGGTTGAGCTCGACAGTATTCTGGATAACGAGCCTCCGGTGGATGTCACCTTAGAGGAATTGCAGGAAAAAGTAGATGCTGCCAAAAAACGATTGGAGAATTATGGAGATGTGAATCCAATGGCGATTCAAGCTTATGAGGAAATGAAAACGCGTTACGATTTTATTAAAGCACAACGCGATGATCTGTTAAGTGCAAAAGCATCTTTATTAACTACTATACAGGAAATTGACGAAACTGCACGCAAGAAATTTGATGATGCATTTATACAGATCAGAGATAATTTCAAAATGGTATTCCGCTCCTTATTTAATGAGGAGGATGATTGTGATCTTATTTTAAAAGATGATTATGATCCGCTCGAGGCACAAATTGAAATTATAGCAAAACCAAAAGGAAAAAAACCACAGGTAATTGATCAATTGAGCGGTGGTGAAAAAACATTAACGGGAATGAGTTTATTGTTCGCATTATATTTATTAAAACCGGCTCCGTTTTGTATTCTGGATGAGGTAGATGCACCGTTGGATGACAATAATATCATGAAGTTCAATAATACCATCAGAAAATTCGCTGATAAATCTCAATTCATTATTGTTACACATAATAAACGCACCATGGCGGAAGTGGATATTATTTATGGTGTTACTATGCCTGAAATGGGAATAAGTAAGGTGGTGCCAGTGGATTTCAGGGGATTGAATTAA